From a single Sphaeramia orbicularis chromosome 4, fSphaOr1.1, whole genome shotgun sequence genomic region:
- the LOC115417744 gene encoding pyroglutamyl-peptidase 1 produces the protein MDNSKRTVVVTGFGPFGEHTVNASWVAVQELKKLGLGSEVDLQVYEVPVEYQTVQSLVPSLWKQYHPLLVVHVGVSGMATTVTLEKCGRNHGYKGLDNSSFCPDSQCCIVGGPDCIDSVIDMESVAKRVTASGLGVAVSVSKDAGRYLCDFTYYTSLYLSHGRSAFIHVPPLGKPYSGEDLGRALQAIVQEMLELLDQAQEKINCQQHFH, from the exons ATGGATAACAGTAAACGGACGGTGGTCGTTACAG gttttgggCCATTTGGAGAGCACACGGTCAATGCTAGCTGGGTAGCAGTACAG GAGCTGAAGAAGCTCGGGCTGGGCAGTGAAGTGGACTTACAAGTATACGAGGTTCCTGTAGAGTATCAGACAGTCCAGAGTTTGGTTCCTTCGTTATGGAAACAGTATCATCCACTG CTGGTCGTTCATGTTGGAGTCTCAGGTATGGCCACCACCGTCACACTGGAGAAATGTGGCAGAAATCACGGCTACAAAGGCCTGGACAACAGCAGCTTCTGCCCTGACTCGCAGTGTTGCATTGTGGGAGGCCCGGACTGTATCGACTCGGTTATTGACATGGAATCCGTCGCTAAGAGGGTGACCGCCTCAGGCCTGGGAGTGGCTGTGTCAGTGTCCAAAGACGCTGGAAG GTATCTGTGTGACTTCACCTACTACACGTCCCTGTACCTGAGCCACGGCCGCTCTGCCTTCATCCACGTGCCTCCTCTGGGAAAGCCTTACAGCGGGGAAGACCTGGGCCGAGCCCTGCAGGCCATCGTCCAGGAGATGCTGGAGCTTCTGGACCAGGCCCAAGAGAAGATCAACtgccagcagcacttccactaa